From Macaca mulatta isolate MMU2019108-1 chromosome 1, T2T-MMU8v2.0, whole genome shotgun sequence, the proteins below share one genomic window:
- the MIB2 gene encoding E3 ubiquitin-protein ligase MIB2 isoform X19, whose protein sequence is MDPSAHRSRAAPPNMDPDPQAGVQVGMRVVRGVDWKWGQQDGGEGGVGTVVELGRHGSPSTPDRTVVVQWDQGTRTNYRAGYQGAHDLLLYDNAQIGVRHPNIICDCCKKHGLRGMRWKCRVCLDYDLCTQCYMHNKHELAHAFDRYETAHSRPVTLSPRQGLLRIPLRGIFQGAKVVRGPDWEWGSQDGGEGKPGRVVDIRGWDVETGRSVASVTWADGTTNVYRVGHKGKVDLKCVGEAAGGFYYKDHLPRLGKPAELQRRVSADGQPFQHGDKVKCLLDTDVLREMQEGHGGWNPRMAETGTVHRITDRGDVRVQFNHETRWTFHPGALTKHHSFWVGDVVRVIGDLDTVKRLQAGHGEWTDDMAPALGRVGKVVKVFGDGNLRVAVAGQRWTFSPSCLVAYRPEEDANLDVAERARENKSSLSVALDKLRAQKSDPEHPGRLVVEVALGNMARALDLLRRRPEQVDTKNQGRTALQVAAYLGQVDLVRLLLQARAGVDLPDDEGNTALHYAALGNQPEVGRVLLNAGCRADAINSTQSTALHVAVQRGFLEVVRALCEHGCDVNLPDAHSDTPLHSAISAGTGASGIVEVLTEVPNIDVTATNSQGFTLLHHASLKGHSLAVRKILARARQLVDAKKEDGFTALHLAALNNHREVAQILIREGRCDVNVRNRKLQSPLHLAVQQAHVGLVPLLVDAGCSVNAEDEEGDTALHVALQRHQLLPLVADGAGGDPGPLQLMSRLQASGLPGSTELTVGAAVACFLALEGADVSYTNHRGRSPLDLAAEGRVLKALQGCAQRFRERQAGGGAAPGPRHALGTPNTVTNLHVGAAPGPEAAECLVCSELALLVLFSPCQHRTVCEECARRMKKCIRCQVAVSKKLRAGRAPPSQGSYPGPSPARGHGLLQTTPCPYPASRRL, encoded by the exons ATGGACCCCTCTGCCCACAGGTCCCGAGCAGCCCCGCCCAACATGGACCCAGACCCCCAGGCGGGCGTGCAGGTGGGCATGCGGGTGGTGCGCGGCGTGGACTGGAAGTGGGGCCAGCAGGACGGCGGCGAGGGCGGCGTGGGCACGGTGGTGGAGCTTGGCCGCCACGGCAGCCCCTCGACACCCGACCGCACGGTGGTCGTGCAGTGGGACCAGGGCACACGCACCAACTACCGCGCCGGCTACCAGGGCGCGCACGACCTGCTGCTCTACGACAACGCCCAGATTG gcgTCCGGCACCCCAACATCATCTGTGACTGCTGCAAGAAGCACGGGCTGCGGGGGATGCGCTGGAAGTGCCGCGTGTGCCTGGACTACGACCTCTGCACGCAGTGCTACATGCACAACAAGCACGAGCTTGCCCACGCCTTCGACCGCTACGAGACAGCCCACTCACGCCC TGTCACGCTGAGTCCCCGCCAGGGCCTCCTGAGGATCCCACTAAGGGGCATCTTCCAGGGCGCGAAGGTGGTGCGAGGCCCCGACTGGGAGTGGGGCTCACAGGATG gaggggaagggaaaccAGGCCGTGTGGTGGACATCCGTGGCTGGGATGTGGAGACAGGCCGGAGTGTGGCCAGCGTGACGTGGGCTGATGGTACCACGAACGTGTACCGTGTGGGCCACAAGGGCAAGGTGGACCTCAAGTGTGTGGGCGAGGCAGCAGGCGGCTTCTACTATAAGGACCACCTCCCAAGGCTTG GCAAGCCGGCCGAGCTGCAGCGCAGGGTGAGTGCTGACGGTCAGCCCTTCCAGCACGGGGACAAGGTCAAATGTCTGCTGGACACTGACGTCCTGCGGGAGATGCAGGAAGGCCACGGCGGCTGGAACCCCAGGATGGCGGAG ACGGGCACCGTGCATCGCATCACGGACCGCGGGGACGTGCGCGTGCAGTTCAACCACGAGACGCGCTGGACCTTCCACCCCGGGGCGCTCACCAAG CACCACTCCTTCTGGGTGGGCGACGTGGTCCGGGTCATCGGCGACCTTGACACGGTGAAGCGGctgcaggctgggcatggcgaGTGGACGGACGACATGGCCCCT GCCCTGGGCCGCGTCGGGAAAGTGGTGAAAGTGTTTGGAGACGGGAACCTGCGTGTAGCAGTCGCTGGTCAGCGGTGGACCTTCAGCCCCTCCTGCCTGGTGGCCTACCGGCCCGAGGAGGATGCCAACCTGGACGTGGCTGAGCGCGCCCGGGAGAACAAAA GCTCACTGAGCGTGGCCCTGGACAAGCTTCGGGCCCAGAAGAGTGACCCGGAGCACCCGGGAAGGCTGGTGGTGGAGGTGGCGCTGGGTAACATGGCCCGGGCTCTGGACCTGCTGCGGAGGCGTCCAGAGCAG GTGGACACCAAGAACCAAGGCAGGACCGCTCTGCAAGTGGCTGCCTACCTGGGTCAGGTGGACTTGGTACGGCTGCTGCTACAAGCCAGGGCGGGCGTGGACCTGCCGGACGATGAGGGCAACACGGCGCTGCACTACGCGGCCCTGGG GAACCAGCCTGAGGTCGGCAGGGTGCTCCTGAATGCTGGGTGCCGGGCAGATGCCATCAACAGCACCCAGAGCACAGCGCTGCACGTGGCCGTGCAgaggggcttcctggaggtggtgcGGGCCCTGTGTGAGCATGGCTGTGACGTCAACCTGCCT GATGCCCACTCGGACACGCCCCTGCACTCCGCCATCTCGGCGGGCACTGGCGCCAGTGGCATCGTCGAGGTCCTCACGGAGGTGCCAAACATCGATGTCACCGCCACCAACAGCCAGGGTTTCACCTTGCTGCACCATGCCTCCCTCAAAGGCCACTCGCT AGCTGTGAGAAAGATTCTGGCTCGGGCACGGCAGCTGGTGGACGCCAAGAAGGAGGACGGCTTCACGGCGCTCCACCTGGCCGCCCTCAACAACCACCGTGAGGTGGCCCAGATCCTCATCCGGGAG GGCCGCTGTGACGTGAATGTGCGCAACCGGAAGCTGCAGTCCCCGCTGCATCTAGCCGTGCAGCAGGCCCATGTGGGGCTGGTGCCACTGCTGGTGGACGCTGGGTGCAGTGTCAACGCCGAGGACGAGGAGGGGGACACAGCCCTGCACGTGGCGCTGCAGCGTCATCAGCTGCTGCCCCTGGTGGCTGATGGGGCCGGGGGGGACCCAGGGCCCTTGCAGCTGATGTCCAGG CTACAGGCCTCGGGCCTCCCCGGCAGCACGGAGCTGACGGTGGGCGCGGCGGTCGCCTGCTTCCTGGCGCTGGAGGGCGCCGACGTGAGCTACACCAACCACCGCGGCCGGAGCCCGCTGGACCTGGCCGCCGAGGGCCGCGTGCTCAAGGCCCTTCAAGGCTGCGCCCAGCGCTTCCG GGAGCGACAGGCGGGCGGGGGCGcggccccaggccccaggcacGCGCTCGGGACCCCCAACACCGTGACGAACCTGCACGTGGGCGCCGCGCCGGGGCCCGAGGCTGCTGAGTGCCTGGTGTGCTCCGAGCTGGCGCTGCTGGTGCTGTTCTCGCCATGCCAGCACCGCACCGTGTGCGAGG AGTGCGCGCGCAGGATGAAGAAGTGCATCAGGTGCCAGGTGGCCGTCAGCAAGAAGCTACGCGCAG GTCGCGCCCCGCCCTCCCAAGGCTCATACCCTGGCCCTAGCCCCGCCAGAGGTCACGGCCTGCTGCAGACCACACCCTGCCCATACCCCGCCTCAAG ACGGCTCTGA
- the MIB2 gene encoding E3 ubiquitin-protein ligase MIB2 isoform X15: protein MGWKPSEARGQSQSLQASGLQPKSLKAAGRATGRPDRSRAAPPNMDPDPQAGVQVGMRVVRGVDWKWGQQDGGEGGVGTVVELGRHGSPSTPDRTVVVQWDQGTRTNYRAGYQGAHDLLLYDNAQIGVRHPNIICDCCKKHGLRGMRWKCRVCLDYDLCTQCYMHNKHELAHAFDRYETAHSRPVTLSPRQGLLRIPLRGIFQGAKVVRGPDWEWGSQDGGEGKPGRVVDIRGWDVETGRSVASVTWADGTTNVYRVGHKGKVDLKCVGEAAGGFYYKDHLPRLGKPAELQRRVSADGQPFQHGDKVKCLLDTDVLREMQEGHGGWNPRMAETGTVHRITDRGDVRVQFNHETRWTFHPGALTKHHSFWVGDVVRVIGDLDTVKRLQAGHGEWTDDMAPALGRVGKVVKVFGDGNLRVAVAGQRWTFSPSCLVAYRPEEDANLDVAERARENKSSLSVALDKLRAQKSDPEHPGRLVVEVALGNMARALDLLRRRPEQVDTKNQGRTALQVAAYLGQVDLVRLLLQARAGVDLPDDEGNTALHYAALGNQPEVGRVLLNAGCRADAINSTQSTALHVAVQRGFLEVVRALCEHGCDVNLPDAHSDTPLHSAISAGTGASGIVEVLTEVPNIDVTATNSQGFTLLHHASLKGHSLAVRKILARARQLVDAKKEDGFTALHLAALNNHREVAQILIREGRCDVNVRNRKLQSPLHLAVQQAHVGLVPLLVDAGCSVNAEDEEGDTALHVALQRHQLLPLVADGAGGDPGPLQLMSRLQASGLPGSTELTVGAAVACFLALEGADVSYTNHRGRSPLDLAAEGRVLKALQGCAQRFRERQAGGGAAPGPRHALGTPNTVTNLHVGAAPGPEAAECLVCSELALLVLFSPCQHRTVCEECARRMKKCIRCQVAVSKKLRAGRAPPSQGSYPGPSPARGHGLLQTTPCPYPASRRL, encoded by the exons ATG GGTTGGAAGCCCAGCGAGGCTAGAGGCCAGTCCCAAAGTCTCCAGGCATCAGGGCTGCAGCCCAAGAGCCTCAAGGCGGCCGGGCGGGCGACTGGACGGCCGGACAG GTCCCGAGCAGCCCCGCCCAACATGGACCCAGACCCCCAGGCGGGCGTGCAGGTGGGCATGCGGGTGGTGCGCGGCGTGGACTGGAAGTGGGGCCAGCAGGACGGCGGCGAGGGCGGCGTGGGCACGGTGGTGGAGCTTGGCCGCCACGGCAGCCCCTCGACACCCGACCGCACGGTGGTCGTGCAGTGGGACCAGGGCACACGCACCAACTACCGCGCCGGCTACCAGGGCGCGCACGACCTGCTGCTCTACGACAACGCCCAGATTG gcgTCCGGCACCCCAACATCATCTGTGACTGCTGCAAGAAGCACGGGCTGCGGGGGATGCGCTGGAAGTGCCGCGTGTGCCTGGACTACGACCTCTGCACGCAGTGCTACATGCACAACAAGCACGAGCTTGCCCACGCCTTCGACCGCTACGAGACAGCCCACTCACGCCC TGTCACGCTGAGTCCCCGCCAGGGCCTCCTGAGGATCCCACTAAGGGGCATCTTCCAGGGCGCGAAGGTGGTGCGAGGCCCCGACTGGGAGTGGGGCTCACAGGATG gaggggaagggaaaccAGGCCGTGTGGTGGACATCCGTGGCTGGGATGTGGAGACAGGCCGGAGTGTGGCCAGCGTGACGTGGGCTGATGGTACCACGAACGTGTACCGTGTGGGCCACAAGGGCAAGGTGGACCTCAAGTGTGTGGGCGAGGCAGCAGGCGGCTTCTACTATAAGGACCACCTCCCAAGGCTTG GCAAGCCGGCCGAGCTGCAGCGCAGGGTGAGTGCTGACGGTCAGCCCTTCCAGCACGGGGACAAGGTCAAATGTCTGCTGGACACTGACGTCCTGCGGGAGATGCAGGAAGGCCACGGCGGCTGGAACCCCAGGATGGCGGAG ACGGGCACCGTGCATCGCATCACGGACCGCGGGGACGTGCGCGTGCAGTTCAACCACGAGACGCGCTGGACCTTCCACCCCGGGGCGCTCACCAAG CACCACTCCTTCTGGGTGGGCGACGTGGTCCGGGTCATCGGCGACCTTGACACGGTGAAGCGGctgcaggctgggcatggcgaGTGGACGGACGACATGGCCCCT GCCCTGGGCCGCGTCGGGAAAGTGGTGAAAGTGTTTGGAGACGGGAACCTGCGTGTAGCAGTCGCTGGTCAGCGGTGGACCTTCAGCCCCTCCTGCCTGGTGGCCTACCGGCCCGAGGAGGATGCCAACCTGGACGTGGCTGAGCGCGCCCGGGAGAACAAAA GCTCACTGAGCGTGGCCCTGGACAAGCTTCGGGCCCAGAAGAGTGACCCGGAGCACCCGGGAAGGCTGGTGGTGGAGGTGGCGCTGGGTAACATGGCCCGGGCTCTGGACCTGCTGCGGAGGCGTCCAGAGCAG GTGGACACCAAGAACCAAGGCAGGACCGCTCTGCAAGTGGCTGCCTACCTGGGTCAGGTGGACTTGGTACGGCTGCTGCTACAAGCCAGGGCGGGCGTGGACCTGCCGGACGATGAGGGCAACACGGCGCTGCACTACGCGGCCCTGGG GAACCAGCCTGAGGTCGGCAGGGTGCTCCTGAATGCTGGGTGCCGGGCAGATGCCATCAACAGCACCCAGAGCACAGCGCTGCACGTGGCCGTGCAgaggggcttcctggaggtggtgcGGGCCCTGTGTGAGCATGGCTGTGACGTCAACCTGCCT GATGCCCACTCGGACACGCCCCTGCACTCCGCCATCTCGGCGGGCACTGGCGCCAGTGGCATCGTCGAGGTCCTCACGGAGGTGCCAAACATCGATGTCACCGCCACCAACAGCCAGGGTTTCACCTTGCTGCACCATGCCTCCCTCAAAGGCCACTCGCT AGCTGTGAGAAAGATTCTGGCTCGGGCACGGCAGCTGGTGGACGCCAAGAAGGAGGACGGCTTCACGGCGCTCCACCTGGCCGCCCTCAACAACCACCGTGAGGTGGCCCAGATCCTCATCCGGGAG GGCCGCTGTGACGTGAATGTGCGCAACCGGAAGCTGCAGTCCCCGCTGCATCTAGCCGTGCAGCAGGCCCATGTGGGGCTGGTGCCACTGCTGGTGGACGCTGGGTGCAGTGTCAACGCCGAGGACGAGGAGGGGGACACAGCCCTGCACGTGGCGCTGCAGCGTCATCAGCTGCTGCCCCTGGTGGCTGATGGGGCCGGGGGGGACCCAGGGCCCTTGCAGCTGATGTCCAGG CTACAGGCCTCGGGCCTCCCCGGCAGCACGGAGCTGACGGTGGGCGCGGCGGTCGCCTGCTTCCTGGCGCTGGAGGGCGCCGACGTGAGCTACACCAACCACCGCGGCCGGAGCCCGCTGGACCTGGCCGCCGAGGGCCGCGTGCTCAAGGCCCTTCAAGGCTGCGCCCAGCGCTTCCG GGAGCGACAGGCGGGCGGGGGCGcggccccaggccccaggcacGCGCTCGGGACCCCCAACACCGTGACGAACCTGCACGTGGGCGCCGCGCCGGGGCCCGAGGCTGCTGAGTGCCTGGTGTGCTCCGAGCTGGCGCTGCTGGTGCTGTTCTCGCCATGCCAGCACCGCACCGTGTGCGAGG AGTGCGCGCGCAGGATGAAGAAGTGCATCAGGTGCCAGGTGGCCGTCAGCAAGAAGCTACGCGCAG GTCGCGCCCCGCCCTCCCAAGGCTCATACCCTGGCCCTAGCCCCGCCAGAGGTCACGGCCTGCTGCAGACCACACCCTGCCCATACCCCGCCTCAAG ACGGCTCTGA
- the MIB2 gene encoding E3 ubiquitin-protein ligase MIB2 isoform X18, which produces MDPSAHRSRAAPPNMDPDPQAGVQVGMRVVRGVDWKWGQQDGGEGGVGTVVELGRHGSPSTPDRTVVVQWDQGTRTNYRAGYQGAHDLLLYDNAQIGVRHPNIICDCCKKHGLRGMRWKCRVCLDYDLCTQCYMHNKHELAHAFDRYETAHSRPVTLSPRQGLLRIPLRGIFQGAKVVRGPDWEWGSQDGGEGKPGRVVDIRGWDVETGRSVASVTWADGTTNVYRVGHKGKVDLKCVGEAAGGFYYKDHLPRLGKPAELQRRVSADGQPFQHGDKVKCLLDTDVLREMQEGHGGWNPRMAEFIGQTGTVHRITDRGDVRVQFNHETRWTFHPGALTKHHSFWVGDVVRVIGDLDTVKRLQAGHGEWTDDMAPALGRVGKVVKVFGDGNLRVAVAGQRWTFSPSCLVAYRPEEDANLDVAERARENKSSLSVALDKLRAQKSDPEHPGRLVVEVALGNMARALDLLRRRPEQVDTKNQGRTALQVAAYLGQVDLVRLLLQARAGVDLPDDEGNTALHYAALGNQPEVGRVLLNAGCRADAINSTQSTALHVAVQRGFLEVVRALCEHGCDVNLPDAHSDTPLHSAISAGTGASGIVEVLTEVPNIDVTATNSQGFTLLHHASLKGHSLAVRKILARARQLVDAKKEDGFTALHLAALNNHREVAQILIREGRCDVNVRNRKLQSPLHLAVQQAHVGLVPLLVDAGCSVNAEDEEGDTALHVALQRHQLLPLVADGAGGDPGPLQLMSRLQASGLPGSTELTVGAAVACFLALEGADVSYTNHRGRSPLDLAAEGRVLKALQGCAQRFRERQAGGGAAPGPRHALGTPNTVTNLHVGAAPGPEAAECLVCSELALLVLFSPCQHRTVCEECARRMKKCIRCQVAVSKKLRAGRAPPSQGSYPGPSPARGHGLLQTTPCPYPASRRL; this is translated from the exons ATGGACCCCTCTGCCCACAGGTCCCGAGCAGCCCCGCCCAACATGGACCCAGACCCCCAGGCGGGCGTGCAGGTGGGCATGCGGGTGGTGCGCGGCGTGGACTGGAAGTGGGGCCAGCAGGACGGCGGCGAGGGCGGCGTGGGCACGGTGGTGGAGCTTGGCCGCCACGGCAGCCCCTCGACACCCGACCGCACGGTGGTCGTGCAGTGGGACCAGGGCACACGCACCAACTACCGCGCCGGCTACCAGGGCGCGCACGACCTGCTGCTCTACGACAACGCCCAGATTG gcgTCCGGCACCCCAACATCATCTGTGACTGCTGCAAGAAGCACGGGCTGCGGGGGATGCGCTGGAAGTGCCGCGTGTGCCTGGACTACGACCTCTGCACGCAGTGCTACATGCACAACAAGCACGAGCTTGCCCACGCCTTCGACCGCTACGAGACAGCCCACTCACGCCC TGTCACGCTGAGTCCCCGCCAGGGCCTCCTGAGGATCCCACTAAGGGGCATCTTCCAGGGCGCGAAGGTGGTGCGAGGCCCCGACTGGGAGTGGGGCTCACAGGATG gaggggaagggaaaccAGGCCGTGTGGTGGACATCCGTGGCTGGGATGTGGAGACAGGCCGGAGTGTGGCCAGCGTGACGTGGGCTGATGGTACCACGAACGTGTACCGTGTGGGCCACAAGGGCAAGGTGGACCTCAAGTGTGTGGGCGAGGCAGCAGGCGGCTTCTACTATAAGGACCACCTCCCAAGGCTTG GCAAGCCGGCCGAGCTGCAGCGCAGGGTGAGTGCTGACGGTCAGCCCTTCCAGCACGGGGACAAGGTCAAATGTCTGCTGGACACTGACGTCCTGCGGGAGATGCAGGAAGGCCACGGCGGCTGGAACCCCAGGATGGCGGAG TTTATCGGACAGACGGGCACCGTGCATCGCATCACGGACCGCGGGGACGTGCGCGTGCAGTTCAACCACGAGACGCGCTGGACCTTCCACCCCGGGGCGCTCACCAAG CACCACTCCTTCTGGGTGGGCGACGTGGTCCGGGTCATCGGCGACCTTGACACGGTGAAGCGGctgcaggctgggcatggcgaGTGGACGGACGACATGGCCCCT GCCCTGGGCCGCGTCGGGAAAGTGGTGAAAGTGTTTGGAGACGGGAACCTGCGTGTAGCAGTCGCTGGTCAGCGGTGGACCTTCAGCCCCTCCTGCCTGGTGGCCTACCGGCCCGAGGAGGATGCCAACCTGGACGTGGCTGAGCGCGCCCGGGAGAACAAAA GCTCACTGAGCGTGGCCCTGGACAAGCTTCGGGCCCAGAAGAGTGACCCGGAGCACCCGGGAAGGCTGGTGGTGGAGGTGGCGCTGGGTAACATGGCCCGGGCTCTGGACCTGCTGCGGAGGCGTCCAGAGCAG GTGGACACCAAGAACCAAGGCAGGACCGCTCTGCAAGTGGCTGCCTACCTGGGTCAGGTGGACTTGGTACGGCTGCTGCTACAAGCCAGGGCGGGCGTGGACCTGCCGGACGATGAGGGCAACACGGCGCTGCACTACGCGGCCCTGGG GAACCAGCCTGAGGTCGGCAGGGTGCTCCTGAATGCTGGGTGCCGGGCAGATGCCATCAACAGCACCCAGAGCACAGCGCTGCACGTGGCCGTGCAgaggggcttcctggaggtggtgcGGGCCCTGTGTGAGCATGGCTGTGACGTCAACCTGCCT GATGCCCACTCGGACACGCCCCTGCACTCCGCCATCTCGGCGGGCACTGGCGCCAGTGGCATCGTCGAGGTCCTCACGGAGGTGCCAAACATCGATGTCACCGCCACCAACAGCCAGGGTTTCACCTTGCTGCACCATGCCTCCCTCAAAGGCCACTCGCT AGCTGTGAGAAAGATTCTGGCTCGGGCACGGCAGCTGGTGGACGCCAAGAAGGAGGACGGCTTCACGGCGCTCCACCTGGCCGCCCTCAACAACCACCGTGAGGTGGCCCAGATCCTCATCCGGGAG GGCCGCTGTGACGTGAATGTGCGCAACCGGAAGCTGCAGTCCCCGCTGCATCTAGCCGTGCAGCAGGCCCATGTGGGGCTGGTGCCACTGCTGGTGGACGCTGGGTGCAGTGTCAACGCCGAGGACGAGGAGGGGGACACAGCCCTGCACGTGGCGCTGCAGCGTCATCAGCTGCTGCCCCTGGTGGCTGATGGGGCCGGGGGGGACCCAGGGCCCTTGCAGCTGATGTCCAGG CTACAGGCCTCGGGCCTCCCCGGCAGCACGGAGCTGACGGTGGGCGCGGCGGTCGCCTGCTTCCTGGCGCTGGAGGGCGCCGACGTGAGCTACACCAACCACCGCGGCCGGAGCCCGCTGGACCTGGCCGCCGAGGGCCGCGTGCTCAAGGCCCTTCAAGGCTGCGCCCAGCGCTTCCG GGAGCGACAGGCGGGCGGGGGCGcggccccaggccccaggcacGCGCTCGGGACCCCCAACACCGTGACGAACCTGCACGTGGGCGCCGCGCCGGGGCCCGAGGCTGCTGAGTGCCTGGTGTGCTCCGAGCTGGCGCTGCTGGTGCTGTTCTCGCCATGCCAGCACCGCACCGTGTGCGAGG AGTGCGCGCGCAGGATGAAGAAGTGCATCAGGTGCCAGGTGGCCGTCAGCAAGAAGCTACGCGCAG GTCGCGCCCCGCCCTCCCAAGGCTCATACCCTGGCCCTAGCCCCGCCAGAGGTCACGGCCTGCTGCAGACCACACCCTGCCCATACCCCGCCTCAAG ACGGCTCTGA